The proteins below come from a single Rosa rugosa chromosome 2, drRosRugo1.1, whole genome shotgun sequence genomic window:
- the LOC133730521 gene encoding uncharacterized protein LOC133730521, with product MAPNNEEGITYMNLNNIQMLTGSHLKAWKSGVEFYLMMHENMDLCFTDTEPYGIDASSSPDEKKYYRDWHRANYRAKNVMRTTMSDTVRGSIDEPALAVDYMDAIAEKFKESNKAEATRLNKEMNELRYTGSGGVRQHILKLTELNAGLRDLDMGVKDDQLVHNALDSLPPSFNTLRTSYNAQKEN from the exons ATGGCACCTAACAATGAAGAAG GAATCACCTACATGAACCTGAACAACATCCAGATGCTTACTGGATCTCATTTGAAGGCCTGGAAAAGTGGTGTGGAGTTTTATCTCATGATGCATGAGAACATGGATTTGTGTTTTACTGATACAGAACCCTATGGAATAGATGCCAGTAGCTCACCTGATGAGAAGAAATATTATCGAGATTGGCATAGAGCAAATTATAGGGCTAAGAATGTAATGAGGACCACCATGTCTGATACTGTGAGGGGTAGCATAGATGAACCAGCCCTAGCAGTTGATTATATGGATGCTATAGCCGAGAAATTCAAGGAAAGCAATAAGGCTGAAGCAACTAGACTCAATAAGGAGATGAATGAATTAAGATACACTGGTAGTGGAGGAGTTAGGCAGCACATATTGAAGCTTACTGAATTAAATGCTGGGCTCAGGGATCTCGATATGGGGGTTAAGGATGACCAACTTGTTCACAATGCCTTAGACTCCCTGCCACCTAGTTTTAACACCCTGAGGACTAGCTACAATGCACAAAAGGAGAACTAG
- the LOC133732097 gene encoding auxin response factor 18, with protein sequence MKDMEKSLDPQLWHACAGGMVQMPPVNSKVFYFPQGHAEHAQTHVDFPASSVRIPPLILCRVAGIRYMADPETDEVFARIRLVPSESNELFAQDQGCVDSDDGSGNPEKPSSFAKTLTQSDANNGGGFSVPRYCAETIFPRLDYSADPPVQTVIAKDVHGEVWKFRHIYRGTPRRHLLTTGWSTFVNQKKLVAGDSIVFLRAENGDLCVGIRRAKRGSPEGSSESGWNHGGSGGGSVLPYSGFSVFLKDEESKMGRNNGFGNSSLNNGKVRGGRVRPEAVVEAATLAANGQPFEVVYYPRASTPEFCVKASAVRAAMRVQWCSGMRFKMAFETEDSSRISWFMGTIASVDVNDKIRWPNSPWRVLQVTWDEPDLLQNVKCVSPWLTELVSNFPIIHMAPFSPPRKKLRIPQHPDFDGQLTLPSFSGNPLGSSSPMCCLPDNTPAGIQGARHAQLRISLSNLHFNSKLQSGLFSSSFQRFDQNSRIPNGIRNGHTNSNESLSCLLTMGSSNQNLEKSDDVKKHQFLLFGQPIITEQQISRSCSSDAVSQVLAGNNLKDESQGRKRFLSIGSDSALERWVSLEKSALNKEFQAIDVDTGHCKVFMESEDVGRTLDLSALDSYDELYRRLTIMFGLEKLEMLSHVLYRDPTGVVKQTGDEPFGEFKKTAKRLTILTRPANETIGRTWIRGMENAESRLGASNKTGPLSIFA encoded by the exons ATGAAGGACATGGAGAAAAGCTTGGATCCTCAGCTATGGCACGCCTGCGCCGGCGGCATGGTCCAAATGCCTCCGGTGAACTCCAAAGTCTTCTACTTTCCTCAAGGCCACGCCGAGCACGCCCAAACCCACGTCGATTTCCCCGCCTCCTCCGTCAGAATCCCACCTCTCATTCTCTGCCGCGTCGCCGGAATCAGATACATGGCCGACCCGGAAACCGACGAGGTCTTCGCCAGAATCCGGCTGGTCCCTTCCGAGAGCAACGAGCTTTTTGCTCAGGACCAAGGCTGTGTGGACTCTGATGATGGGTCTGGGAATCCGGAAAAGCCTTCTTCTTTCGCTAAGACTCTCACCCAGTCCGACGCCAACAATGGCGGCGGGTTCTCCGTCCCGAGATACTGCGCCGAGACTATTTTCCCGAGGCTGGACTACTCCGCCGACCCGCCCGTGCAGACGGTGATCGCCAAGGACGTCCACGGCGAGGTGTGGAAGTTCCGGCACATTTACCGAGGCACCCCTCGCCGGCATTTGCTGACCACCGGGTGGAGCACGTTCGTGAACCAGAAGAAgctcgtcgccggcgactcgaTTGTGTTCCTGCGAGCCGAAAACGGCGACCTCTGCGTCGGGATTCGGAGGGCCAAGCGGGGGTCGCCGGAAGGGTCGTCGGAATCGGGGTGGAACCACGGCGGTTCTGGGGGAGGGTCGGTTTTGCCGTATTCCGGGTTCTCGGTGTTTCTGAAAGATGAAGAGAGCAAAATGGGGAGAAATAATGGGTTTGGGAATTCGAGTCTGAATAATGGGAAGGTGAGAGGGGGCAGAGTGAGGCCTGAGGCTGTGGTGGAGGCTGCCACTCTTGCGGCCAACGGACAGCCGTTTGAGGTGGTTTATTATCCGAGAGCCAGCACGCCGGAGTTTTGTGTTAAGGCCTCGGCGGTGAGGGCGGCGATGAGGGTGCAGTGGTGCTCAGGCATGAGGTTTAAGATGGCTTTTGAGACTGAGGACTCTTCCAGGATTAGTTGGTTCATGGGAACCATAGCTTCTGTTGATGTTAATGATAAAATCCGCTGGCCTAATTCTCCTTGGAGAGTTCTACAG GTGACATGGGATGAGCCAGATTTGTTACAGAATGTGAAGTGTGTCAGCCCATGGTTGACTGAGCTGGTATCAAATTTTCCCATTATCCACATGGCGCCCTTTTCACCGCCACGGAAGAAGTTGCGTATCCCGCAACACCCAGACTTTGATGGGCAATTAACGTTGCCGTCATTTTCAGGCAACCCCCTCGGGTCCAGCAGCCCCATGTGTTGTCTACCAGATAACACTCCTGCAGGCATACAGGGAGCCAGGCATGCTCAACTTAGAATATCTTTATCAAATCTCCACTTTAACAGCAAACTGCAGTCGGGGCTGTTCTCGTCCAGTTTCCAGAGGTTCGATCAAAATTCTAGAATTCCCAATGGCATCAGGAATGGCCACACAAACAGCAACGAAAGCCTATCTTGCTTGCTAACAATGGGAAGTTCTAATCAGAACTTGGAGAAATCTGATGATGTGAAGAAACACCAGTTTTTACTCTTTGGTCAACCAATAATTACTGAGCAGCAGATCTCTCGTAGCTGCTCCAGTGATGCAGTTTCACAAGTTCTTGCTGGTAATAATTTGAAAGATGAGAGTCAAGGCAGAAAAAGGTTTCTATCCATTGGTTCAGACTCTGCTCTTGAGCGCTGGGTTTCACTAGAGAAATCTGCATTGAACAAGGAATTTCAAGCTATTGATGTGGATACCGGTCATTGCAAGGTATTCATGGAGTCCGAGGATGTTGGAAGGACTCTTGACCTCTCAGCTCTAGACTCTTATGATGAGTTATACAGGAGGCTGACCATCATGTTTGGATTAGAAAAACTGGAGATGCTGAGCCATGTTCTTTACCGAGATCCAACAGGTGTCGTTAAACAAACTGGAGATGAACCATTCGG TGAATTTAAGAAAACAGCAAAGAGACTGACTATTCTAACACGTCCGGCCAATGAAACTATTGGAAG GACATGGATTAGAGGAATGGAAAATGCTGAAAGTAGACTTGGTGCATCAAACAAGACTGGTCCTTTGAGCATATTTGCTTAG
- the LOC133728119 gene encoding uncharacterized protein LOC133728119 isoform X3: MALMICDMVAEHLWRRIQRIHMQKACEVMKFEYQKKVASLSKLKKCSTNSEALEKSRAAVSHLHIRYIVDMQSMDPTVSKINSFRSACCRVNECEIPLLHDFNGSAKENGASIEKERRLLYVAMTRARTELFIHSNW, from the exons ATGGCGTTAATG ATTTGTGATATGGTTGCAGAACATCTGTGGAGAAGAATTCAAAGAATTCATATGCAGAAG GCATGTGAGGTCATGAAATTTGAGTACCAAAAGAAGGTCGCCTCGCTGAGCAAGCTGAAGAAATGTAGTACTAACTCAGAAGCATTGGAGAAATCAAGAGCAGCAGTGAGTCATCTACATATAAGATACATAGTTGACATGCAATCCATGGATCCAACAGTATCAAAGATAAACTCTTTTCGTTCAGCTTGTTGCAGG GTAAATGAATGTGAGATACCCTTGTTGCATGACTTCAATGGTAGTGCAAAAGAGAATGGGGCGTCCATTGAG AAGGAAAGACGCCTATTATATGTTGCAATGACTCGTGCTCGAACAGAACTTTTCATCCATTCCAATTG GTGA
- the LOC133728119 gene encoding uncharacterized protein LOC133728119 isoform X5, protein MALMACEVMKFEYQKKVASLSKLKKCSTNSEALEKSRAAVSHLHIRYIVDMQSMDPTVSKINSFRSACCRVNECEIPLLHDFNGSAKENGASIEKERRLLYVAMTRARTELFIHSNW, encoded by the exons ATGGCGTTAATG GCATGTGAGGTCATGAAATTTGAGTACCAAAAGAAGGTCGCCTCGCTGAGCAAGCTGAAGAAATGTAGTACTAACTCAGAAGCATTGGAGAAATCAAGAGCAGCAGTGAGTCATCTACATATAAGATACATAGTTGACATGCAATCCATGGATCCAACAGTATCAAAGATAAACTCTTTTCGTTCAGCTTGTTGCAGG GTAAATGAATGTGAGATACCCTTGTTGCATGACTTCAATGGTAGTGCAAAAGAGAATGGGGCGTCCATTGAG AAGGAAAGACGCCTATTATATGTTGCAATGACTCGTGCTCGAACAGAACTTTTCATCCATTCCAATTG GTGA
- the LOC133728119 gene encoding uncharacterized protein LOC133728119 isoform X2 yields the protein MRFRMQICDMVAEHLWRRIQRIHMQKACEVMKFEYQKKVASLSKLKKCSTNSEALEKSRAAVSHLHIRYIVDMQSMDPTVSKINSFRSACCRVNECEIPLLHDFNGSAKENGASIEERRLLYVAMTRARTELFIHSNW from the exons ATGAGATTTAGAATGCAGATTTGTGATATGGTTGCAGAACATCTGTGGAGAAGAATTCAAAGAATTCATATGCAGAAG GCATGTGAGGTCATGAAATTTGAGTACCAAAAGAAGGTCGCCTCGCTGAGCAAGCTGAAGAAATGTAGTACTAACTCAGAAGCATTGGAGAAATCAAGAGCAGCAGTGAGTCATCTACATATAAGATACATAGTTGACATGCAATCCATGGATCCAACAGTATCAAAGATAAACTCTTTTCGTTCAGCTTGTTGCAGG GTAAATGAATGTGAGATACCCTTGTTGCATGACTTCAATGGTAGTGCAAAAGAGAATGGGGCGTCCATTGAG GAAAGACGCCTATTATATGTTGCAATGACTCGTGCTCGAACAGAACTTTTCATCCATTCCAATTG GTGA
- the LOC133728119 gene encoding uncharacterized protein LOC133728119 isoform X1, whose product MRFRMQICDMVAEHLWRRIQRIHMQKACEVMKFEYQKKVASLSKLKKCSTNSEALEKSRAAVSHLHIRYIVDMQSMDPTVSKINSFRSACCRVNECEIPLLHDFNGSAKENGASIEKERRLLYVAMTRARTELFIHSNW is encoded by the exons ATGAGATTTAGAATGCAGATTTGTGATATGGTTGCAGAACATCTGTGGAGAAGAATTCAAAGAATTCATATGCAGAAG GCATGTGAGGTCATGAAATTTGAGTACCAAAAGAAGGTCGCCTCGCTGAGCAAGCTGAAGAAATGTAGTACTAACTCAGAAGCATTGGAGAAATCAAGAGCAGCAGTGAGTCATCTACATATAAGATACATAGTTGACATGCAATCCATGGATCCAACAGTATCAAAGATAAACTCTTTTCGTTCAGCTTGTTGCAGG GTAAATGAATGTGAGATACCCTTGTTGCATGACTTCAATGGTAGTGCAAAAGAGAATGGGGCGTCCATTGAG AAGGAAAGACGCCTATTATATGTTGCAATGACTCGTGCTCGAACAGAACTTTTCATCCATTCCAATTG GTGA
- the LOC133728119 gene encoding uncharacterized protein LOC133728119 isoform X4 produces MQICDMVAEHLWRRIQRIHMQKACEVMKFEYQKKVASLSKLKKCSTNSEALEKSRAAVSHLHIRYIVDMQSMDPTVSKINSFRSACCRVNECEIPLLHDFNGSAKENGASIEKERRLLYVAMTRARTELFIHSNW; encoded by the exons ATGCAGATTTGTGATATGGTTGCAGAACATCTGTGGAGAAGAATTCAAAGAATTCATATGCAGAAG GCATGTGAGGTCATGAAATTTGAGTACCAAAAGAAGGTCGCCTCGCTGAGCAAGCTGAAGAAATGTAGTACTAACTCAGAAGCATTGGAGAAATCAAGAGCAGCAGTGAGTCATCTACATATAAGATACATAGTTGACATGCAATCCATGGATCCAACAGTATCAAAGATAAACTCTTTTCGTTCAGCTTGTTGCAGG GTAAATGAATGTGAGATACCCTTGTTGCATGACTTCAATGGTAGTGCAAAAGAGAATGGGGCGTCCATTGAG AAGGAAAGACGCCTATTATATGTTGCAATGACTCGTGCTCGAACAGAACTTTTCATCCATTCCAATTG GTGA
- the LOC133728119 gene encoding uncharacterized protein LOC133728119 isoform X6: MQKACEVMKFEYQKKVASLSKLKKCSTNSEALEKSRAAVSHLHIRYIVDMQSMDPTVSKINSFRSACCRVNECEIPLLHDFNGSAKENGASIEKERRLLYVAMTRARTELFIHSNW, from the exons ATGCAGAAG GCATGTGAGGTCATGAAATTTGAGTACCAAAAGAAGGTCGCCTCGCTGAGCAAGCTGAAGAAATGTAGTACTAACTCAGAAGCATTGGAGAAATCAAGAGCAGCAGTGAGTCATCTACATATAAGATACATAGTTGACATGCAATCCATGGATCCAACAGTATCAAAGATAAACTCTTTTCGTTCAGCTTGTTGCAGG GTAAATGAATGTGAGATACCCTTGTTGCATGACTTCAATGGTAGTGCAAAAGAGAATGGGGCGTCCATTGAG AAGGAAAGACGCCTATTATATGTTGCAATGACTCGTGCTCGAACAGAACTTTTCATCCATTCCAATTG GTGA